The following DNA comes from Amycolatopsis albispora.
TTCCGGGTCGGCGAGCACGACCCAGCCCGAGCCGTCCGGTTCGCGGCGGTCGGCGACGAGGGTCGCGCCGAGGCCGAGCAGGCGCTCGGTTTCCTCCTCGCGGGTGGTTTCCGGGCGCAGGCACAGGTGGAGCCGGTTCTTCTGCGCCGTTTTCGCCTCGGGGACCTGGTTGAAGTGCAGCAGCGGCCCCTCGGGCAGCATCACCTGCGTCTCCAGCTCACCCGGCTTGTCCTCCGGATGCAGCGGGAAGCCGGTCACCTCACTCCAGAAGCGGGCCAGCTCGTAGGCATTGACCGCGTCGATCGCGACGTTCTGCAGCTGCGAAACCATGCGCCGACGGTGCCGCAAACCGGCTCGCGCCGCCACCGGATTTTCAGCTCTGGGGCTCCTCGGACACGGACTCAGCAGCCGGTTCGCTTTCGGCTTCCGCTTGGGCTGCTGGTTCGGCTTCGACCTCCGGCGCGGCTTCCGAAGCAACGGCCTCGGCTTCCGGCGCGACATCCGCCTCCGGGGCGGCTTCCACCTCAACCGGGGCCGCCGTGCTCGCGGCCACCCGCGCGGGCGCCGGTTTCCGGTCCGTCCGCAGGCGCTGCGAGATCACCTTCGTGATGCCGTCACCCTGCATGCTCACGCCGTACAGCGCGTCCGCGATTTCCATCGTCGGCTTCTGGTGCGTGATGATGATCAGCTGCGAACTCTCCCGCAGCTGCTCCAGCAGCCCGATCAGCCGCCGCATGTTGGTGTCGTCCAGCGCCGCCTCGACCTCGTCCATGACGTAGAAGGGCGACGGCCGGGCCCGGAAGATGGCCACCAGCATGGCCACCGCGACCAGCGACTTCTCCCCACCCGACAGCAACGACAGCCGCTTGACCTTCTTGCCCGGCG
Coding sequences within:
- a CDS encoding VOC family protein; this encodes MVSQLQNVAIDAVNAYELARFWSEVTGFPLHPEDKPGELETQVMLPEGPLLHFNQVPEAKTAQKNRLHLCLRPETTREEETERLLGLGATLVADRREPDGSGWVVLADPEGNEFCVLRSAAERAAQAAG